A section of the Verrucomicrobium sp. GAS474 genome encodes:
- a CDS encoding motility-associated protein — protein MLLLAGWGIVFGSVFGGFLYNGGHMESLLHPGEWFIIIGVGVGYLVGGSPGSVLKATLAKMKQATGAVPYPQERYLDLCKGLYELFMIAREQGVVGIEEHVVNPASSPIFSKYPAFLADHHAIAFLQDALRPLIEGRMKPEQLRVSLTEEVQKIHHHQQGPLIILNKVSDALPGVGIVAAVLGIVVTMGFLSGEKAVIGEKVASALVGTFLGLLLSYGLMQPLIVKIEFINEDEIAYYQVMCNMIVSYANGSPPIMAAESGRKAIPPDRQPVSDAFETELKSLKRPA, from the coding sequence ATGTTGTTGCTTGCTGGTTGGGGTATCGTGTTCGGCTCGGTTTTCGGCGGCTTCCTGTACAACGGGGGCCACATGGAGTCCCTGCTCCACCCGGGCGAATGGTTCATCATCATCGGCGTCGGCGTCGGCTACCTCGTCGGCGGCAGCCCCGGTTCGGTCCTCAAGGCGACGCTCGCGAAGATGAAGCAGGCGACGGGGGCCGTACCCTATCCGCAGGAACGGTATCTCGATCTCTGCAAGGGGTTGTACGAGCTCTTCATGATCGCGCGCGAGCAGGGCGTCGTCGGCATCGAGGAACACGTCGTCAATCCGGCCTCGAGCCCGATCTTCTCGAAGTATCCCGCCTTCCTCGCCGACCACCACGCCATCGCCTTCCTCCAGGACGCCCTTCGGCCCCTCATCGAAGGCCGCATGAAGCCGGAACAGCTCCGCGTCTCCCTCACCGAGGAAGTGCAGAAGATCCACCACCACCAGCAGGGGCCGCTCATCATTCTCAACAAGGTCTCGGACGCGCTCCCCGGCGTCGGCATCGTCGCCGCCGTTCTCGGCATCGTCGTCACCATGGGCTTCCTCTCGGGTGAAAAGGCGGTCATCGGCGAGAAGGTCGCCTCGGCGCTCGTCGGCACCTTCCTCGGCCTCCTGCTCAGCTACGGCCTGATGCAGCCGCTCATCGTGAAGATCGAGTTCATCAACGAGGACGAGATCGCCTATTACCAGGTCATGTGCAACATGATCGTCAGCTACGCCAACGGTTCCCCGCCGATCATGGCCGCCGAATCGGGCCGCAAGGCGATTCCCCCCGACCGTCAGCCCGTGAGCGACGCGTTCGAGACCGAACTCAAATCCCTCAAGCGGCCCGCCTAG
- a CDS encoding flagellar hook-basal body protein — MEIGLYEAVSGMKSQAIQQETISSNLARMSMPGNKRTMVAFEIPKDSDLQKGGNIPGTIRRLGMKAAPLQARTVTDFTPAEVARTGADYDFGIVGDGFFKVREQDGSTSYTRDGQFHLTNEGKMVTLDGATVLGEGDAPITIAAKDSVKVKVDPNGVIRADDGAKSVKIGSLTFAHFDDPRTVLSLGAPNGRFVASSEAPPTAFKSGLGKDSAVMQGALESSNANSVSEMVSLVNVVRAYEASQKLTTAEDTLTGDIVHAMNNT; from the coding sequence ATGGAAATCGGCCTTTACGAAGCAGTCAGCGGGATGAAGTCGCAGGCGATCCAGCAGGAGACGATTTCCTCCAACCTGGCCCGCATGAGCATGCCCGGCAACAAGCGGACGATGGTCGCCTTCGAGATCCCGAAGGATTCCGACCTCCAGAAGGGGGGCAACATCCCCGGCACCATCCGCCGCCTCGGCATGAAGGCCGCCCCGCTCCAGGCCCGCACCGTCACCGATTTCACCCCCGCCGAGGTCGCCCGGACCGGCGCCGATTACGATTTCGGCATTGTCGGCGACGGCTTCTTCAAGGTCCGCGAACAGGACGGCTCCACTTCCTACACCCGGGACGGCCAGTTCCACCTCACGAACGAGGGGAAGATGGTGACCCTCGACGGCGCCACCGTCCTCGGCGAAGGGGATGCCCCGATCACGATCGCCGCGAAGGACTCGGTCAAGGTCAAGGTCGACCCGAACGGCGTCATCCGGGCCGACGACGGCGCGAAGAGCGTCAAGATCGGCAGCCTCACCTTCGCCCACTTCGACGATCCCCGGACCGTCCTCTCCCTCGGCGCTCCCAACGGCCGCTTCGTCGCCAGCAGCGAGGCCCCCCCCACCGCCTTCAAGTCCGGCCTGGGCAAGGACAGCGCCGTGATGCAGGGCGCGCTCGAAAGCTCCAACGCCAACTCGGTCAGCGAGATGGTCAGCCTCGTCAACGTCGTCCGCGCCTACGAGGCCAGCCAGAAGCTCACCACCGCCGAGGACACCCTCACCGGCGACATCGTCCACGCGATG
- a CDS encoding flagellar motor protein MotB → MGGGHGGGSWKVAYADFMTSMFALFLCLWIMGADEETKRAIEDYFQGKKTNIHAGQKAILAKEVTHEYKQVPQDHASKEMVSINPLQQAVEEIRKQLSNSSEVGDDQIRFDYTADGVRITMIDKAKKPFFEPNSPNLTAFGQFVLQTIGWQIERLPVQVEVEGHAERSEGNADNIKGWETSTQRAVSSEQALGDSGVKASQFFRIAGKGSSDPIDPANPGSEDNRRIAIVLRPGAGEDPDSFRQKMKESQSP, encoded by the coding sequence ATGGGCGGCGGACACGGAGGCGGAAGTTGGAAGGTCGCCTACGCGGACTTCATGACGTCGATGTTCGCGCTCTTCCTGTGCCTCTGGATCATGGGCGCCGACGAGGAGACGAAGCGCGCCATCGAGGACTATTTCCAAGGCAAGAAGACGAACATCCACGCGGGCCAGAAGGCGATCCTCGCGAAGGAAGTGACGCACGAGTACAAGCAGGTCCCACAGGACCACGCCAGCAAGGAGATGGTCTCGATCAATCCGCTCCAGCAGGCCGTCGAGGAGATCCGGAAGCAGCTGAGCAACAGCAGCGAGGTGGGCGACGACCAGATCCGCTTCGACTACACCGCCGACGGCGTCCGCATCACGATGATCGACAAGGCGAAGAAGCCGTTCTTCGAGCCGAACTCCCCCAACCTCACCGCCTTCGGCCAGTTCGTCCTCCAGACGATCGGTTGGCAGATCGAGCGGCTCCCCGTCCAGGTGGAGGTCGAGGGCCACGCCGAGCGTAGCGAGGGGAACGCCGACAATATCAAGGGGTGGGAGACCTCGACCCAGCGGGCCGTCTCCTCGGAGCAGGCCCTCGGCGACAGCGGGGTGAAGGCCTCCCAGTTCTTCCGCATCGCGGGGAAGGGCTCCTCCGATCCGATCGACCCGGCCAACCCCGGTTCCGAGGACAACCGGCGGATTGCGATTGTCTTGCGTCCGGGGGCGGGTGAAGATCCCGACAGTTTCCGTCAGAAAATGAAGGAATCCCAATCTCCATGA